In the Leptolyngbya sp. FACHB-261 genome, one interval contains:
- a CDS encoding SemiSWEET family sugar transporter — MGLLSTSFPDDEIYARTYAKIAGVFRSGNGSLMLEIWTPWIGLIAALLTTSSFIPQALKTIKTRSARDFSWPYLLLFGISVSLWALYGLLRNDGVIIGANLVTLLLILVIGAVKARHI; from the coding sequence ATGGGCCTGCTGAGTACTTCGTTTCCTGATGATGAAATTTATGCCAGAACCTATGCGAAAATTGCCGGGGTATTTAGGTCAGGCAATGGATCGTTAATGTTGGAAATCTGGACCCCGTGGATTGGCTTAATTGCAGCTCTACTTACCACCTCTAGCTTTATACCTCAAGCGCTAAAAACAATCAAAACGCGTAGTGCTCGCGACTTTTCCTGGCCTTACCTACTGCTGTTTGGTATTAGTGTCAGCCTGTGGGCGCTCTATGGCTTGCTGCGCAATGACGGGGTCATCATCGGCGCGAATCTGGTCACCCTATTGCTCATTTTGGTAATTGGAGCTGTGAAGGCACGCCATATC